ATGAGACCGCCATAAGTATCGAGCGGAGCACCAACCAGAATCGCAGCCGGTGTCGATGCGGCGAGGACCAGCGCCAAACCAGTCCCTGCCTCAAGGATAGCTGTCATGATAAACAGAGATCTGAGTTGCACCGGAAGTGTTTCCAATGAGTGTACAATGGGTTCGCCCGCATCCACCGGAGAGGCGGATGCGGACTGAACCCTGGACTACAACATCTCAGTCGGCTCGGCATCACTGATGAGAGCCCCCCGTCACGGCTTCCATCACGTGGTCAAGATTGAAGCTGCCGGGCTTCTGGCGTGGTGGAAATTCGCGGAAACTCTGGAGCCACTTCCCGACGTAACCCGCTGCCGGTGCGAACATGAACATGTGCTCGGCAAACCAGCGATCGTAGTCCATGCCGATTTCATGGGCATGCTCGAAAGGATCCATGCGCAGATTGGTGAGCATCGGGGCGCGCAGCTTTACGAAGGGCTCCTGCCAGACACGTAGTCCGTCAGCGTCCTGCCGCAGGAAGGTCGCTTTCCAGTTCCCATAACGCAGCGCAGCGACGTTGCCGTCGTCGGTCCAGTAGATGAATTCCTTGCGGGGCCACTGGCCCTCGCCCTTAAGTGCGGACAGGAGGTTGTAGCCGTCGAGGTGCACCTTGTAGGTCATACCGTCGACTTTTCTGCCCTTCAGTAGATCTTCCTTGACCGTGGTGTCGCCTGCAGCGGCGAGCAATGTCGGGAGCATATCTTCATGCGCAGCGATGGCATTGATGACCGTGCCGGGTTTGATGACACCCGGCCACTTGATTGCGGTCGGCACGCGGTAGCCACCCTCCCATTGCGTGTTCTTCTCCCCGCGGAACATCGTCGTTCCACCGTCCGGCCAGGAGAAGGATTCCGAACCATTATCGGTGGAATACATAACAATGGTGTTCTCTTCGAGGCCCAGTTCCCTGAGCTTGGCAAGCACCTCGCCCACGTGGCCGTCATGCTCGACCATGCCGTCGGCATAAGTTCCCAGGCCGGTCTTTCCAGCAGACTCCTTCTTCAAGTGCGTGAAGATGTGCATGCGGGTGGAGTTCCACCAAAGGAAGAACGGCTTGTCCGCTTTCTTGGCGCGCTCCATGAAGTCCAGTGCCTTAACGTTCACCTCTTCGTCGATCGTCTCCATGCGCTTCTTGGTCAGGGGGCCGGTATCCGTGATGCGCCCATCGGCATAGCTGTGAATGACCCCGCGTGGACCGAACCGCTTCTTGAATTCCGGATTTTTCGGATAGTCGGGATGCTCCGGCTCTTCCTCCGCATTCAGATGATACAGGTTACCGAAAAACTCGTCGAAGCCGTGGTTCGTCGGCAGCATGTCATCGCGGTCGCCGAGATGGTTCTTGCCGAACTGGCCGGTCATATAGCCCTGGGCCTTGAGCAACGTGGCGATCGTCGGGTCTTCCTTTTTCATCCCCTCGGGAGCGCCAGGCAGGCCGACCTTCGTGAGGCCGGTGCGCATGGGCGACTGCCCGGTAATGAAGGCCGCCCGTCCGGCTGTGCAGCTTTGTTGGCCATACCAATCCGTAAACAGTGCGCCTTCCTTTGCGATTTGGTCGATGTTCGGGGTCTTGTAGCCCATCATGCCCATGTTATAGGCGCTGATGTTGAACCCGCCAATGTCATCCCCCCAGATGACCAGGATGTTGGGCTTTTTTTCTTCTGCCTGTGCTGTCAGTCCGCCGAATGCCAGTCCGACGGCCAATGTAAGGCTGGTGAGAAAGACTTTCATGTTTTCAATTTTCCTTCTGTTGCCGATGTTACAATTGCACGTTCCTTTTTACTCTGGATGATCTTGCATCGAAAAAAAATCCTTCGTCAGCGATGGAACCCCAATGAACATGTTCATCGGAGTTGGCTCAGTCGGCGATTGCTAACTTATGTCTGGCGGTTGCCTGGCCTCTCTCCTCCGCGGCTTTGTCGGCCTGTTTCATTTCCTTTAAATCGATAGTCACTTTGTGAATTGATCCAGAAAACCGATAGGGCGCCGGAATCCCATAGTCCTCAACAACAGGCGTTTCCCCATCTTCACCCACATCGGCTCCTTCATCAGCCGAAAAGATCATGGCTTGTGTATGTTCAACCCGGCCTTGGGCAACTTTCTTCTCATTGACAAAGATCGTTCCCGTTCCTCCCTTGCCCAAACCGCCGCCGTCATACGCGAACTCGAAACGGATGGAAGCCTTCCCAGCAGGCAGCGAATCATCCGCGGCAATGGTAAAGCGCATTAAGCCAAGGAAGTTGTAGGTATAGATCGGTTTGCCCTCCCTCAAATACAGGCTCCAGCCGCCGAACCGGCCTGCCTGAGCAAGAACCACTCCATTGACGCTTCCCTCGGGAATCTCCACGTCGGCCGTGATGGAATGCGATCGGTTTTTGGTGTTGATGAAGACATTTTCCGACATGCCCGTCATCCCCTCGTACACGGAGAGTGACGTCCGTCCGGCCATGAGATCCGGTCTGCCGGCAAGGGCGGCATTGACGCGCTCGATCGTTCGATCATCAATCGGAAGGACGTGATACTTCACCGCTTCCTCTAAGAACAGGTCCTGCAACTCTTTGAGTTTGGCGGTATGCTTGTCAGCCAGGTCATTGATCAAACTGAAGTCGGTCCGTGTGTCGTAGAGTTCCCACTTATCCTCTTGAAGAGGCCGGCGGGGTTTCGATTCCCATGGCGCCCGATGCAACGTCCCCGCCAACCATCCGTCATGATAGATTGCACGATTGCCGAACATTTCGAAGTATTGAGTCTGGTGGCGGTCTCGCGCCTTGGCGTCATGAAAGCTGTAAAGCAGGCTCACGCCTTCGATGGGAGTCTGAGGAATGCCGTTCACCGCTTTCGGTTCCGGCAGCCGGGCGGCATCCAGGACGGTCGGGGCGATATCGATCACATGATGCCACTGCGTGCGCAATTCGCCCTTTGCCTTCACCGACTTCGGCCAATGGACGATCATTCCGTTCCGCGTGCCTCCGTAGCTCGAGGCAACCTGCTTGGTCCAGGTGAACGGGGTATCTCCCGCAACCGCCCATCCGGCGGCGTAATGGTTGTAGGTGGTCGGACTTCCAAGATCATCATAATGTTTCAGGATATCTTCTACCTTCTCCTGTAGCCCGTTAAAGTAGGTCATCTCATTGAACATGCCGTTCATTCCGCCTTCCGCACTTGCCCCGTTGTCGCCGAGGATATAGAAGACGAGGGTGTTGTCGAGCTGTCCCATGTCCGTAATGGCGTCAACCAGTCGGCCGATCTCGGTATCCGTATACTCGGCAAACCCGGCAAAGACCTCCATTTGGCGAATAAAGAGCTTCATTTCATCCGCTGTCAGCTTGTCCCAATCCTTAATGGCTTCCGGTTTAGGCGCGAGCTGCGTGCCCTCAGGCACGACGCCCAGTTTGATCTGACGAGCCAGGGTCTCCTCTCGCACCTTATCCCACCCCTGATCGAACCTGCCTTTGTTTTTGGCGATCCATTCCTGAGGCACATGATGCGGGGCGTGCGTGGCTCCAGGTGCAAAGTACATAAAAAACGGTTTGTCAGGGGTCAGCGATTTTTGAAATCGCATCCACCTGATGGCCTGGTCGGTCATGTCGGTCATGAAATGGTAGTTCGGATCCTTCGGCACTTCGACCTTGGTCATCCCATCATAGACAGCCGGTGACCACTGGTTTGTCTCTCCCCCCATGAACCCGTAGAACTTATCGAACCCATTCCGGGTCGGCCAGCGGTCGGTTGGCCCGGATGGACTGACTTCCCAGGCGGCGGTCTCGTGATTCTTTCCGAATTGCGCGGTGGAGTAACCGTTGTTTCGAAGCATCATGGCCAATGGAGCCACGCTCTCGGGACGTCGGCCGGTATTGCCCGGAAAGGCCGTCGCGGTTTCCATGATCGAGCCCGTGTTGGTCGTGTGGTGATTCCGGCCCGTCAGAAGCGCGGCACGGGTCGGGGAGCAGAGGGCCGTGGTATGGAAATGATTATACCGGAGCCCATTATTGGCTAAACGGTCCGCAGTCGGCATTGAAATGGGCCCCCCGAAAGCGCTGGACTGGCCGAATCCCAGATCGTCGATGAGCACGATAAGCACGTTTGGAGCGTCTTCGGGCGCTTTCACTTGAAAGCGCGGAGGTGGGGTGGCATTGCGGACATCCAACTCAGTGACGGGAGGGTATTCCGGCTCGTGAATCGGGAGTACTGTGCGGTCCAGCTTATCTGCGGCCCAGGCAGGAGCACTTACAGCCGCCATGGC
This region of Nitrospira sp. MA-1 genomic DNA includes:
- a CDS encoding arylsulfatase, translated to MLLAMAAVSAPAWAADKLDRTVLPIHEPEYPPVTELDVRNATPPPRFQVKAPEDAPNVLIVLIDDLGFGQSSAFGGPISMPTADRLANNGLRYNHFHTTALCSPTRAALLTGRNHHTTNTGSIMETATAFPGNTGRRPESVAPLAMMLRNNGYSTAQFGKNHETAAWEVSPSGPTDRWPTRNGFDKFYGFMGGETNQWSPAVYDGMTKVEVPKDPNYHFMTDMTDQAIRWMRFQKSLTPDKPFFMYFAPGATHAPHHVPQEWIAKNKGRFDQGWDKVREETLARQIKLGVVPEGTQLAPKPEAIKDWDKLTADEMKLFIRQMEVFAGFAEYTDTEIGRLVDAITDMGQLDNTLVFYILGDNGASAEGGMNGMFNEMTYFNGLQEKVEDILKHYDDLGSPTTYNHYAAGWAVAGDTPFTWTKQVASSYGGTRNGMIVHWPKSVKAKGELRTQWHHVIDIAPTVLDAARLPEPKAVNGIPQTPIEGVSLLYSFHDAKARDRHQTQYFEMFGNRAIYHDGWLAGTLHRAPWESKPRRPLQEDKWELYDTRTDFSLINDLADKHTAKLKELQDLFLEEAVKYHVLPIDDRTIERVNAALAGRPDLMAGRTSLSVYEGMTGMSENVFINTKNRSHSITADVEIPEGSVNGVVLAQAGRFGGWSLYLREGKPIYTYNFLGLMRFTIAADDSLPAGKASIRFEFAYDGGGLGKGGTGTIFVNEKKVAQGRVEHTQAMIFSADEGADVGEDGETPVVEDYGIPAPYRFSGSIHKVTIDLKEMKQADKAAEERGQATARHKLAIAD
- a CDS encoding arylsulfatase, coding for MKVFLTSLTLAVGLAFGGLTAQAEEKKPNILVIWGDDIGGFNISAYNMGMMGYKTPNIDQIAKEGALFTDWYGQQSCTAGRAAFITGQSPMRTGLTKVGLPGAPEGMKKEDPTIATLLKAQGYMTGQFGKNHLGDRDDMLPTNHGFDEFFGNLYHLNAEEEPEHPDYPKNPEFKKRFGPRGVIHSYADGRITDTGPLTKKRMETIDEEVNVKALDFMERAKKADKPFFLWWNSTRMHIFTHLKKESAGKTGLGTYADGMVEHDGHVGEVLAKLRELGLEENTIVMYSTDNGSESFSWPDGGTTMFRGEKNTQWEGGYRVPTAIKWPGVIKPGTVINAIAAHEDMLPTLLAAAGDTTVKEDLLKGRKVDGMTYKVHLDGYNLLSALKGEGQWPRKEFIYWTDDGNVAALRYGNWKATFLRQDADGLRVWQEPFVKLRAPMLTNLRMDPFEHAHEIGMDYDRWFAEHMFMFAPAAGYVGKWLQSFREFPPRQKPGSFNLDHVMEAVTGGSHQ